GAGTCCGCTGTTCAACAGATCCAGCAATAGATCGTCCATCGGATTTTCGTAGTGCAGGTTGCGGATATGCATCTTCCTTGGGAAAAAGCGCCGCTGGTCCCCCGAAAACAGCACGTAGCGGTTCCCCGTCCCGTCCTCGGAGCTGAAGTATTTGACGACGCTGGGGGCGGTGAGCACCACGCCGGGCGGCATTTCGGAAAGGTCACCGGGTCTTTCAACGCTCCACGGGCGACCGACCTCCATGCCGAGCAGGCCCTCCTCTTTCAGCATATGGGGCAAAATCATGAGCTGGTCGTTGATGTCGTCAACCTTGCGGCTGTACGGCGTGGCCGTCATCAATAGCACGCGTGCCGAGCGGCTGACCGAATCGATAATTCTCCGGTTCTTGATCCGCAAGGCGCCCTGCTTGTCCGCGTTCCTTAGATGATGGCTCTCGTCGAGGATGATGACCGTCTTTCCATCGGCCTGCCTGAGCTCGTGCTCGAGGATGCCGATTTCCTTGTACGTTTTCCAGTCGTCGACCGACAGTATATAATACGAAAACTCGGCGCACGACACCCGCGCCGCGCGCATGGTGCGGTTCCACATGGACTTGAGGCCCGCCGGGCAGAGCACGATGGCCGAGTCGATATCGCCCTTCATCCTGAGATAGGCCACCACGTGCGCCGCCATGATGGTCTTGCCCAGTCCCGTGGAGGCCACCAGCATGCACCCGCCGTACTCCTCGAAATTACGGATGATGCGCGAAACCACGGGGCGCTGGTAGCCCGCCAGTTCCGGAAGCCGACCCCGCGCGGCGTCCGACGGCAGGCCGTAGAGCTCGATGAGCGAGCGCATGTATATGTCGAAGGGCCTATACACAAGAAGCCACTCCCTCAGGCGCTCGAGGAGCTCTTCGGCCACCGGCACGGCCTTCTTGTAATAGGCGTCGAAGCGCTCCACAAAGTAGCGCACGTCGTCGGGATCGGTTACCATAACTCCGGCCTCGCGGCTGGTGACCAGGCCGCTGAAGGTGAAATTGGACGAGCCCACGACAGCATGGCGGCGGTCCGCGATGTACAGCTTGGCGTGATGATAGAGATAGCGCGGGCCGATGGTTGCGGGCCGCCCCCCATCGCCGGCCGAGACCGCCACCTGGAAGAGGCCGCGCTCCAGCGCCGAGCACAGCTCCTCCATTGCGCGGGTGCGCTCCTCGACCGGACCGGCGGCGAGCGCCGTGAAAAACTCGCCGATTGCCTCGGCGATCTTGTCGGCTCCCGTATCCGGGCGCCCCAGGAGCAACCTGACCTCTTTTCCGCGGAGAGTCTCGCGCAGGCACTGGTAGCCCGAGGGCTCGAAATAGGCGGTTGCGATTCGGACGATGCGCGCGCCCTCGAGCGCGCGGCTCACGACTCTAAGCGCGGCGCCACTTCCGTCGAAGTAGCGCAGGTATCTATTATCGATGGAATCCGAAGGCATTTTAATTTCAGCCCTGTTTAACTTTGTCGCACTTGCGTTCGCCGGCTCAACCGTATGGTGCCGCCGGGTGCCGTCAACTGTTTATCGGAGTGGAAACTTGGTTAAGAGGTGAATTCGCGGCCAGTGCATCACACCCATACCAATTGAGCATTGACAATGGATGTACACCATGCGCCAGAAGGGGGACCGGCGGGCGAATGAATGAGCGCATGAGGTTCGAGCCCCCGGATTAATAAAATACCGTATATTTTGCATAAAATCGATGTATACGGTCTCTTCAAAAATAGATTTACAAATTCAATAGCAACATATAATGAATGCACATAATATGTCTCCTGGAATATCCAGAAGATGAAACAGCCGTGCGACATGGTTTAAAGCGATGTAAAAGTTTCCGTTTGCTCGGTTTGTCAAATTACAGTTGGACATAAGACCATTATGATATTGGAAAAATGCAAATCATGTGACAGCCATATTCTTTATCGAGACGGGTTTGTGTTGTGTAAATTCCATAATAGTACCGAGCAGAGAACGACTAAAACCGGAGAAGATAATATAATTTATATAATAGCCTGCCCCGGCGAAGAAGAAACAAAGGATTACAAAAAGATATTCCCCCCTCGCTGGGGGAAATAGTACCGGGACCGTGGGAAAAGACCGAACATCGCATCTTTCAGAGTATGCGGCGGGCGGACCCTGTTACATTACACGAAAAATCCGAGGTGGGGCCAGGGAGTGAAGCGCGCCGCCCCTGGATCATGCGAAATCAGCCCTGACCTGTTGAATTCCATCCCTATCCTCTCTCCTAATCTTCCTTCAGCTCTGTCATTTGCTTGACGAAACCTTCCATAAGATGATACATATCTGAATTGTGACCATCCGGCGGTCACAAAATTTAAAACGCGTATTTCAAATCATTAATGTTATATATGCAGGAGAGGTGTATGAAAAAAGGGATAGTGGCATTAATAGTGAGTGCGGCGGTGTGCGCGACGACATTCATGCCGCCGGCGAACGCGGAGGCCGCCGGTATGAGCGTGGGGGCCAGCACATGGTATTCGGAATGGGAATTTGAATCCCAGGACGGCAGCACAATTAATAGCGAATGGTCGCCGATGTACGGCCCGGTAGTGGGGATTGACTTCGCAAAGGACTGGTCGGTAACGACCGTGTTTCTCACCGGAAATTACAAGTTTGA
The nucleotide sequence above comes from Spirochaetota bacterium. Encoded proteins:
- a CDS encoding helicase-related protein, with product MPSDSIDNRYLRYFDGSGAALRVVSRALEGARIVRIATAYFEPSGYQCLRETLRGKEVRLLLGRPDTGADKIAEAIGEFFTALAAGPVEERTRAMEELCSALERGLFQVAVSAGDGGRPATIGPRYLYHHAKLYIADRRHAVVGSSNFTFSGLVTSREAGVMVTDPDDVRYFVERFDAYYKKAVPVAEELLERLREWLLVYRPFDIYMRSLIELYGLPSDAARGRLPELAGYQRPVVSRIIRNFEEYGGCMLVASTGLGKTIMAAHVVAYLRMKGDIDSAIVLCPAGLKSMWNRTMRAARVSCAEFSYYILSVDDWKTYKEIGILEHELRQADGKTVIILDESHHLRNADKQGALRIKNRRIIDSVSRSARVLLMTATPYSRKVDDINDQLMILPHMLKEEGLLGMEVGRPWSVERPGDLSEMPPGVVLTAPSVVKYFSSEDGTGNRYVLFSGDQRRFFPRKMHIRNLHYENPMDDLLLDLLNSGLLNRRDSLYDEDEALLFEDASSGVRNPLFEAHIVHQFCSSLKEVDSLLGKMQAEGGFSTLRFASQKELSEYVHTTRCDLHPVIAGDAGICTDPKINALLGILNEFNADKTVIFCHYRETARYVADCVKRYAPGRTVETTVEKKPDDIERILRRFAPKANTIDISSDEEEQREENGAIDVLVATGAMSEGFNFQDAPLLINFDLPWTVLVLAQRMGRILRPWHEPRDVYIYNLIPSTMANNRISHALNWKERLYARNKEFSSFADIPVMVEKGSEFEMIELARSIGRFGDAELGLDQVFKFIENADQLKTSAFIDDLAALSPEELEALRNLPDGIKSYKKTEVKTPGLYALFSYRNRAYPVLFDRKGDILMDNDRMDEIMNLIRSDTGEEAYLAAMDPDEMDRWVARSRNTWAASRKIMPDDIAILCWMALLPG